One region of Candidatus Omnitrophota bacterium genomic DNA includes:
- the ligA gene encoding NAD-dependent DNA ligase LigA, which produces MSEVREQIERLREEIRHHDHLYYVENNPKISDQEYDTLLKKLEKLEKEDPGSITPDSPTQRVAGEPVGGFAVVEHKARILSMDNTYNHGELREFDERVKKNLGGEDHEYVVELKIDGVSVALTYKKGKFIRGATRGDGFKGDDITVNLKTIRSIPLVLAPQKGTEIPEFMEVRGEVYMKHKSFEKINKEKEKTGEELFANPRNAAAGSLKLLDPRIVAKRGLDIFIHSFGYAEGAHFNSQHQLLDKLKTLGFRVNPDYKKCGDIGEALKFCDIWQEKRGELEYDIDGMVVKVDSFAQQKKLGETSKSPRWMIAYKYPAERVETKLLDIKVQVGRTGALTPVAVLKPVFVAGTTVTHASLHNQDEIERKDVRIGDTVIIEKAGEIIPQVVEVVKSRRTGKEKKFVIPKRCPACGAPTKREEEEVAFRCENVFCPAQLKESLIHFSSRGAMDIEGLGEAMVDQLVDKKLVKDYGDIYCLKFEKLRTLERMGDKSARNLVDAIEKSKNNRLNRLIFALGIRHVGEHIADVLAKRFHSIYKLSEQALEELTVVQEIGPVVAESIRDFFGNPASKKVIEKLAKAGVKMEEEAPSGSSSRLAGRSFVFTGELKDYSRTGAEQIVRDLGGTASSSVGKKTDFVVAGESPGSKYEKAKKLGVKIIDEKEFEKIIKP; this is translated from the coding sequence ATGAGCGAAGTCAGAGAACAGATAGAAAGACTTCGAGAAGAGATCCGCCACCACGACCACCTCTATTACGTCGAGAACAATCCCAAGATCTCCGACCAGGAATATGACACCCTCCTCAAGAAACTGGAGAAACTCGAGAAAGAGGACCCCGGATCGATCACCCCGGATTCCCCGACACAGCGCGTCGCCGGCGAGCCGGTAGGCGGTTTCGCGGTCGTCGAGCACAAGGCCAGGATTCTCAGCATGGATAACACCTATAACCATGGAGAGTTGCGCGAGTTCGATGAGCGGGTCAAGAAGAACCTGGGCGGGGAAGATCATGAATACGTTGTAGAGTTGAAGATAGACGGGGTTTCCGTGGCCCTGACCTATAAAAAAGGCAAATTTATCCGCGGAGCGACGCGCGGCGACGGTTTCAAAGGCGATGATATCACAGTGAACCTGAAGACGATCAGGTCCATCCCGCTTGTATTGGCGCCGCAGAAGGGTACGGAGATCCCGGAATTCATGGAAGTCCGCGGGGAAGTATATATGAAGCATAAGAGCTTCGAGAAGATAAACAAAGAAAAGGAAAAAACAGGAGAAGAACTTTTCGCGAATCCCCGAAACGCGGCGGCAGGGTCGCTCAAGCTCCTCGACCCCAGGATAGTCGCGAAACGAGGGCTCGATATATTCATTCACAGCTTCGGATACGCGGAAGGCGCGCATTTCAATTCGCAGCACCAGCTTTTGGATAAGCTAAAGACGCTCGGTTTCAGGGTCAATCCTGATTATAAAAAATGCGGCGATATCGGCGAGGCGCTTAAATTCTGCGATATCTGGCAGGAGAAACGCGGGGAACTGGAATATGATATCGACGGGATGGTCGTCAAGGTCGATTCTTTCGCCCAGCAGAAGAAGTTAGGCGAGACATCCAAGTCGCCGAGATGGATGATCGCCTATAAGTATCCCGCGGAACGCGTTGAGACAAAGTTGCTGGATATAAAAGTCCAGGTCGGCCGGACCGGCGCGCTGACCCCGGTGGCGGTGCTGAAACCGGTCTTTGTCGCCGGCACTACCGTTACGCACGCCTCACTCCATAACCAGGACGAAATAGAACGGAAAGACGTGAGGATAGGCGATACGGTTATAATAGAGAAGGCGGGAGAGATAATACCGCAGGTCGTCGAGGTGGTGAAATCAAGACGGACAGGAAAAGAGAAGAAATTCGTGATCCCGAAGAGATGCCCGGCATGCGGAGCGCCGACGAAGCGCGAGGAAGAGGAAGTGGCTTTTCGGTGCGAGAACGTCTTCTGTCCTGCGCAGCTAAAAGAGAGCCTTATCCATTTCTCTTCGCGGGGCGCGATGGACATAGAAGGGCTCGGCGAGGCGATGGTCGACCAACTGGTCGACAAGAAACTGGTGAAGGATTACGGGGACATTTATTGCCTAAAATTTGAGAAACTGCGCACGCTTGAAAGGATGGGCGATAAGTCGGCGCGGAACCTTGTGGACGCCATAGAGAAGAGCAAGAACAACCGTCTCAACCGGCTGATCTTCGCGCTGGGGATAAGGCACGTGGGCGAACATATAGCCGATGTCCTCGCGAAGAGGTTCCATTCGATATATAAATTGTCGGAGCAGGCCCTCGAGGAGTTGACAGTGGTACAGGAGATAGGTCCGGTGGTCGCTGAGTCTATCCGCGACTTCTTCGGGAACCCTGCCTCCAAAAAAGTTATAGAGAAGCTGGCGAAGGCAGGAGTAAAGATGGAAGAAGAGGCGCCTTCGGGTTCATCTTCAAGGCTCGCAGGGAGGTCGTTCGTATTTACCGGAGAACTTAAGGATTATTCAAGGACCGGCGCAGAGCAGATTGTCCGGGACCTGGGCGGTACCGCTTCATCGAGCGTCGGCAAGAAGACGGATTTCGTCGTGGCCGGGGAGAGCCCGGGCTCAAAATATGAAAAGGCGAAGAAACTCGGAGTTAAGATAATCGATGAAAAGGAGTTCGAGAAAATAATAAAACCCTAA
- a CDS encoding acylphosphatase encodes MASKRIHVFYSGRVQGVGFRFTAEVLARRLKVNGWVSNLRDGRVEVIAEGEEPALKDLLTGIAGEMAHFIVDADVSWEHPSGEFKDFGIKFSE; translated from the coding sequence ATGGCATCCAAAAGAATCCATGTATTTTACTCCGGCAGGGTCCAGGGGGTAGGTTTCAGGTTCACCGCCGAAGTGCTTGCTCGGAGACTTAAGGTAAACGGCTGGGTCAGTAACCTCAGGGATGGCAGGGTCGAAGTCATCGCAGAGGGGGAAGAGCCGGCCTTGAAGGATCTGCTCACCGGCATTGCCGGAGAGATGGCGCATTTTATCGTCGACGCGGATGTATCGTGGGAGCATCCGTCCGGGGAGTTTAAAGATTTCGGCATCAAATTTTCGGAATAA
- a CDS encoding thermonuclease family protein: MLSRVRPVAAIFFALAVSASLISTCGSAKAEAVKSVQAEELRVARVIDGDTVVLEDGRHVRYIGMDTPERRMPYYTEAKRENERLVRGKTVKLEYDVGRTDKYGRILAYVYAGDIFVNAELVKGGYAVIATYPPNVKYVDKFKALQEEARKEKRGLWGIKSGRGSVW; the protein is encoded by the coding sequence ATGTTAAGTAGGGTAAGGCCCGTTGCGGCCATATTTTTTGCCCTTGCTGTTTCCGCATCATTAATATCTACCTGCGGTTCCGCAAAGGCCGAAGCGGTAAAATCCGTACAGGCGGAAGAGCTGCGCGTCGCCAGAGTAATTGACGGCGATACCGTAGTATTGGAGGACGGCAGGCACGTAAGATACATAGGCATGGATACTCCCGAGAGGCGCATGCCGTATTATACCGAGGCCAAAAGGGAGAATGAAAGGCTTGTCAGGGGAAAGACCGTCAAGCTGGAGTACGACGTAGGAAGGACCGACAAGTACGGGAGGATCCTCGCTTACGTCTACGCCGGCGATATATTTGTCAACGCTGAATTGGTTAAGGGGGGTTATGCGGTAATAGCCACTTATCCCCCTAACGTGAAATACGTCGATAAGTTTAAGGCGCTTCAGGAAGAGGCAAGAAAAGAGAAGCGCGGGCTTTGGGGTATCAAGTCGGGGCGTGGCTCAGTTTGGTAG
- a CDS encoding riboflavin synthase, with the protein MFTGIIEELGVVEKIDRSSEPSVFTVKAGKVLEGLKKGDSVSVNGACLTVVATGKGNFSVEAIRETLKNTCLGDLKKGEKVNLEGALVSGGKVSGHFVTGHVDGTGIIKSKKEGKGEILLEIKAAGDILDGIVLKGSVAVDGVSLTVAELNDGSFSVYVIPHTARATTLGSRKAGDKVNLETDMLGKYAAKYPGREKPSNITEEFLKDKGFI; encoded by the coding sequence ATGTTTACCGGGATAATAGAAGAATTAGGGGTCGTTGAGAAGATAGACAGGTCAAGTGAGCCCTCGGTATTTACGGTCAAGGCGGGTAAGGTGCTCGAAGGCCTGAAGAAGGGAGATTCCGTCTCAGTGAACGGCGCCTGCCTGACCGTCGTCGCGACCGGGAAAGGCAATTTTTCCGTAGAGGCGATACGAGAGACCCTGAAGAATACCTGCCTCGGTGACCTGAAAAAAGGCGAGAAAGTAAATCTCGAAGGGGCGCTCGTGAGCGGCGGTAAGGTAAGCGGCCACTTCGTGACCGGCCATGTAGACGGCACCGGCATAATAAAGTCAAAGAAAGAAGGCAAGGGCGAGATATTACTTGAGATAAAAGCCGCCGGAGATATCCTCGATGGGATCGTCCTTAAAGGTTCGGTAGCCGTAGACGGCGTAAGCCTGACTGTGGCGGAATTAAACGACGGTTCGTTTTCCGTTTATGTAATCCCGCATACGGCCCGGGCTACAACGCTGGGCTCGAGAAAGGCCGGAGATAAGGTCAACCTCGAGACCGATATGCTCGGGAAATACGCTGCGAAATATCCCGGCCGGGAAAAACCTTCAAATATCACCGAGGAATTCCTCAAGGATAAAGGCTTTATTTAG